Part of the Streptomyces sp. NBC_01264 genome, CCCTGGCGCATGATCTTCCCCATGATGACGGCGGCGAGGCCCGCGAGGATGAGCACCTGCGGCTCGGAGATCGCGGGTCCGGCGTCGAGCATGGGCGCCATGCTGGCGGCGAGCCAGGACTGCGACCACCCTACGACGAGGCCCGCGACCGGTGTGCCGACCGTGACGAACCAGCCGAGGACGGTGAGCCGTCGCGCCATCTCGTCGGTGAACGGCCCTTCCGATACGACGGCGTCCAGCACGCGGGAGAAGAGCACCAGGGCGACGGAGGCGAACAGCATCCAGGGCAGCCGTCCCCCGAGGTCCGCGGCGCGTTGCGCCGCCGAGGGATCGTTCTGGC contains:
- a CDS encoding DUF2975 domain-containing protein encodes the protein MNTRFTKILATLTFGLAMLWGLTFIGTAVSHLTDDGAVCVQTGFWANATLEGGLPVGEGVDASSSEARFCQNDPSAAQRAADLGGRLPWMLFASVALVLFSRVLDAVVSEGPFTDEMARRLTVLGWFVTVGTPVAGLVVGWSQSWLAASMAPMLDAGPAISEPQVLILAGLAAVIMGKIMRQGVRMREDLEGTI